Below is a genomic region from Rouxiella chamberiensis.
CTGGAATGTTGGCGCCGGTAGCCGCGTTGGCGTGATTGGTCTGGGGGGATTGGGTCATATGGCGGTCAAACTGGCGGTCGGGCTGGGCGCAGATGTCACCGTCATCAGCCGTACCAAGGATAAAGAAGCGGATGCACTGGCGCTGGGCGCAAACCGTCTGCTGGCCTCGAGCGACAGCGACGCGATGAGCGATGCGGCGAACCATTTTGATTTGATAATCGATACCGTGCCGGTGAAACATGACTTGATGCCTTATCTGGCGCTGCTGGATGTCGATGCGACGCTGGTTCTGGTCGGCCAGGTAGGGCCGCTGGATGAGATAAGCACGGTACCGCTATTGATGGGGCGTCGTCGCGTGGCGGGTTCGCCTATCGGCGGGATCAAGGAGACGCAGGAGCTGCTGGATTTCTGCGCCGAGAAAAACATTCTGCCGGACTGCGAGATGATCCGCATGGACGAGATTAACGAAGCCTTTGAAAGAATGGAAAAAGCCGACGTGCGCTATCGCTTTGTGATAGACATGGCATCACTGGCGGCTCCAGCCACCGCGTAATTGCGTTTGCCGCTAAAAACAAAGCCCGCATCTTTCGATGTGGGCTTTTTTACGCCTTGGCATGCAGAGACACGGCTAGCGGGAGCCGAACTTGTCCTGCGCCTTGTTTTTGAGATCGGTCACTTTGTCGTCGGCTTTCTCGATCATCCCCTCATCGGCGCTTTCATCGAGACGGTCGCGCTCGAATGTGGCTTCCTTGGTGCGCGGCGAGGTGCCTGCCGGGGCGATATTGTCGAGCTCTCTGGCAAAGTCGGTATCACTGTGAATACGCGTGGTATCGTCCTCGGCATCGAGGCGAGAGGCTTGACCGACCCCGCCGCTTTTCACGTTATCGGCCGAGGTGCGATCGATATCGACTTCCTGATGACGCACAGAGTCTTTCACCGTTTCAACGCGGTCGGTAATGTCTTTACGCACCACCACTTCTTCTTTCACGTGTGCGGTTTTATTAATGACCGGCTGCTCGTGCGATTCCGCGATTTCCACGGTTTTTTCCGACCAGTCGATACTGTTTGGTGCGCCGGGTTCATTGATGGAACGACGGAAAATATCGGCGTGCTGTTCCTGCAACGAAATATCTTCGGAAACCTCGTCGGTCACCGTATAGCGACGCACGCGGGTCGAGCCTTCACTGACCAGACGCTTGCCGACCTCGAGACGCTCTTCGGCGAGGCGCAGCACATCCGCTTCGGTTTCATCACCGGTGAGCGAGGCGCGCAGAGGCACGGTTTTTTCATCATGATGGGGTCTGTCGACACTGTAGGAATCTTCTACGGGTTCAAGCGCATCCAGCTCTTTTTATCCTCGCTCAGCGGGCGCGAATCGTCGAGGGCAGGCGCGGCGATATCGGCATTGCCATATTGCCTGTCGGCCGGCGAATCCGTGGTCAGATTGCCAAACCCGTGATGCGGCATATCTACCGAGTCATGCGCATCGAGAATGCCCATTGCGCGCGGAAGTTCTTCCTCTTTGGCTTTGAGCGTCAGCACGACGCCGCCGGAATTCATGGCGTTTTCATACACGCCCGCCTGTTCTTCATCGACGGTATCGCCGAACAAACGCTGCCAGAGACTGGGATGACGCGCTTCGTGGCCTTCGGAGCGCAGACGATCTCCCGAGATAATATCTATGTCACTTTCAGAAAATCCGGCCTTGGCAAGATTTCGTTTTGCCCCTTCGGCCTGGGCCACAGTGCTGAACATCGTTACTATCTTTTCATGTGCCATGATTCGTTCCTCGATGATTTGGTTGAACTACATTTACTGCTCCTCTTTATGCACCTTGATCTGTTGCTTTCGCAGGGTGACAACGTCTTCAAAGGGGACCTGCTCGGTCGTCTTGCGAATATGCAGCTCTTCTTTAAGCACCAGCCTGCGAATCACTTCAATTTCCTCTTCTACAACCGGCACAATCAGTACGCCATTTTCTTCACGGATTTCAGGCATTACCTCGATTCGCTGACCTTTGGCCACGTGCGTAATCTCGACCTTCTCACGAGTCAGCAGCATGTTCACCGCTTCATCATGCTCAAGGGTTGAACGGGTCACGCGAACGCGACGGTCGATAATCTCTTCCCGCGTTACCGACAGCTGTTCTTCGGCAAGTTCGATAGCGATTTCATGCGGATCCGGCTTGGAATCGTCGGGTGGTGTCGAGGTCATGGTCGTCTCGTGAAGAAAGACAGTGAATGAAAATAAAATGCTCTAATAAAGCAAACCGATAGAGAAACTGACTGCGTTAATTAGAAAGTCTAGCATACAACCAGTAAAGCGGCGGGTGCGGGCGGAAGTGACGAATCCTGACAGAAACGAAAGAGTGCCAGTCATTGATAACCTTGGGGAATTTATCACCGGCAACATAATTTCCAAATGTTACCGTATCGGGCAAACGTTGACCCTCATGAAGATTCCTTTATAGTAAAAGCACTTTTCTCCTCTTTATGAAACACGATGACTAACAATAATAACCTCTCTGCCTCGGCAGGGCAGGACAGTGAAATGCGCGTGATTAACGTGCTCAAGTCACCGCGACTGATGACGCGTGAATGTCTCGCCGGGGTGGTAACCGCGCTGGCGCTTATCCCCGAAGTGATCTCTTTTTCCGTGATTGCCGGAGTCGATCCCAAAGTCAGCCTGTTTGCTTCGATTGTGCTGTGTCTGACCCTGTCGATTCTGGGTGGCCGTCCGGCGATGGTCACGGCGGCGGCGGGTTCCGTGGCGCTGGTGATTGGCCCGATGGTGCATGCGCACGGCGTGGAATATATTCTGCCTGCCGTGGTGTTGGGCGGCGTGGTGCAGATCCTCTTTGGCCTGACCGGACTGTCGCGCATGATGCGCTATATTCCGCGATCCGTGATGATAGGCTTCGTCAATGCGCTCGGGATCCTGATTTTCTTCGCCCAGGTGCCGCACGTATGGGGACAATCCTCGCTGGTGTGGGTGATGTTCGCGATAACGCTGCTCATTGTTCTGCTGCTGCCGAAAGTGCTCAAAAGCGTGCCGTCGCCGCTTATCGCCATTATTGTGGTTACGGGCATCGCGCTGTTTATGGGTTACCGTATGCCGAATGTTGGCGATGAAGGCCCAATGACGCCGGGCTTGCCGGGGTTGACGCAGCTTCTGGTGCCCATCAGTTGGCAGACCTTGCAGATTGTCTGGCCCACGGCGCTGAGCATCGCCTTTGTCGGATTGATGGAGTCACTGCTGACCGCCAAGCTGGTAGATGACATTACCGACACGCCTTCGAGCAAACGCCGCGAATCCTGGGGACTCGGCGTGGCCAATATTTTTGCCGGTTTTTATGGCGGCATTGCGGGTTGTGCAATGATTGGCCAGACCATCGTCAACGTCGAACTGGGCAAGGCGCGCAGCCGCGTCTCGACCGTCGCCGCCGCCCTGGTACTGTTGCTGCTGGTCACCGGCCTGAGCAAACTGCTGGCGCAGATTCCAATGGTGGTGCTGGCTGGCATCATGATGGTGGTGGCCGTGAAAACCGTTAACTGGCACAGCCTGCAACCGGCAACGCTGAAACGTATGCCGTGGTCAGAAACGCTGGTTATGGTGCTGACCGTGGCGATGACCGTCTGGACCAGCAATCTGGCGCTGGGCGTGCTGGCGGGCGTGATCGTGGCGATGATGCTGTTCGCCCGCCGCATTGCCCACGTGATCCACGCCGAGCGTGTGCTTGATGAAGAGGGCGACAGCGTGCGCTATACCGTGCGCGGCCCGCTGTTTTTTGCCAGCAGCAACGATCTGTTTGAACATTTCGATTACGCGCATGATCCCAGGCTTGTTGTCATCGACCTGACCCACGCGCAGATTTGGGATGCTTCGAGCGTTGCCGCGCTGGACGGCATCGTCTACCGCTATCAACGTTACGGCTGTGAAGTGAAGATTGAAGGACTGGATGTGCGCAGCAGCGATTTTCACCGCCGGTTGACCGGCAATCTGGGCTAAACGTAAAAAAACCCGATCCGCTGTGCAGGGGATCGGGTTTTCAGGCTTTCACGTCTATTCGCGCGTGGTTGCCGTTTCTGCGGCTGGCGCTTCTTTGCTTTTGTTGCTCGAATAGATAAAGAACAGGGCGATACCCAGACAAACTACTGCGCCAAGACGCGTCGTCGAGAAGTGAATCGCGTCGTTACCCAGCCAGCCAAAGTTGTCGATAAGCATGCTCATCGCCAGCTGTCCGAAGATAACTGCCACCGTTGCCACCGCCGCGCCGATGCGCTGTACCGCCAGCACCATAATCACGATGTAGGGCACGCCGCACAATGCGCCGAGCAGCTGCCATTTCGGCACATCAAGCAGAGTCAGCGCATGCTTAGGTTCGAAGAAGAAGATAAGCAGCGCGGTGACCAGTGCGCCAATCGAGAACGTCAGAAACGCGCAGCGGAACACGCCGACCTTGCTGCCGAGCTGGCCGTTTATCGCCGCCTGAATACTCAGAAACGCGCCGCCGACCACGGCCAAAATAATCATCAGTATTGTCATAATAATTCCTTAGCCTCTTGCCACAAGAACCAGTGCGGCAATGATAAAAATTAGCGCGATGATGCGCTTGTTATCAATTTTGCGGTGCGCGGTGCCGAACAGCCCATAATGGTCAATCACCAGACTTTTGAATACCTGACCGGCCAGAATTCCTATCATGGTCATCGCAATCCCGATGCTGGGGACGGCAATCGTTAAAATCACCACATAAACCGGACCCAGAATGCCGCCAAGAAGCTGCCAGCCTGGCTGGGCGAAGAATGACGGACTGTTGCGCGGACTGAAAAACAGCATCAGCAGGAAAGTCAGCGCAGCGCCCACGCCAAAAATGCTGAATGTGGCCCACAAATCCCCGACTTCACTGCCCAAAGGCCCCAGTAACCCTGCTTCAACGGATAATCCCATCCCGCCCGCTACGACGAGTAAAATAAATAAAAGCTGCATAAAACAGTCTCCAATGTGTTTAGGGGCGCATCATATAGCAGTCGTGGATGATGAAAAACGGTATAATCTAGGAAACACTTTTGCAGGAATCGACATAATGCAGGATGTCAGCACCATAAATTTTCGTGCCTTGCTGTTTTTTATCGGCGTTTTCGATGCGCAGAGTTTTTCCGTGGTGGCGCGGCGCGAAGGTGTTTCCGCTTCGATGGTGTCGCGCGTCATTCTGCAACTTGAAGATACGCTGGGCCAGCAGCTGTTTTATCGCAATACGCGCGCAGTGATCCCGACCGAGGCAGGGCGGCTGTTTATCGACTCTGCGCGCGCGATGACCGAGCAGTTGAGCGAGGCGCGCAAGCAGCTGCAAGACCGCTCGCTCGAACCGTCCGGCCTGATTCGCATCAACGCGCCCGTGTTTTTTGGCCAGCGGCACATTGCGCCGTGGCTGACCGGTCTGTCAACGCGTTACCCAAAACTTTCCATTGAATTGACGCAAACCGATGACTATATCGATCCGCATCGCGATGCCTCCGACGTGATTTTTCGCATCGGCACCCTGACCGACTCCTCGTTTCACGCACGCGTGTTCGGCACCCAGCGTTATCATCTCGTGGCCTCGCCGAACTACGTGAGGGAGCACGGCGCGCCAACGACACCCAGTGAAATCTCGCAGCACCGCAGTCTGGTTTACCGCGGTTCATCCGGCCCGAATCGCTGGCTTTTCAGAAAGCCCGGCGCAAGCTGGACCCATCTTCCCGTCGCCGCACTGCTGACGTCCAACAATGCCGAGTCGCTTCTCACCGCAGGGCTGGGCGGAATGGGCATCATGCTCTTTCCCGACTGGCTGATAGGCGACAGCATCAAAAAAGGGTGTCTGGTGCGGGTCATGACCGATTTCGAGGCGGCCATCAAGACCGAAGCGCAGCACATTGCGGCCATCTATCCCAACGCCCGTCATCCTCCGCTCAACATGAGAGCCGTAATCGACTATTTTGTCGAGGTCTATGGGTCGCCCATGTACTGGCAGTTTGATTGAACTCTTGGAGTGAGAAGACGGGAAATGCCAGTCTGACCCGGTTTTTCGAAAAGTCGTGTCGCTTGTCTATACTTTCTTATTCTCTGGAATATCAATAAGGAAGAACGATGCGATTAAAAGTGATGTTATTAGGTGCATTGGCAGTTTCTTCATGGGCAGTAACGAATGTTGCAATGGCCGATGCTAAACCCGAAATTATTGGCAGGCTGGACAAACCGGTTCCCGATCCTTCGGGAATAGCGGTGAGTTCCAGCAATCGGGTATTTCTAGGATTCCCTCGTCACGCCGATAATCATTCCTGGTATGCGCTGGGAGAGCTGAAAAATAACAAGGTCACGCCTTATCCCGATAATATTCTGGGCAGCACGCAAAAAGGGCATTATGCAGACTGGCTGGTTTCGCCGCACGGCATGTATATCGACAAAAACGATGTGCTGTGGGTACTGGACGACGGCAAGCGGGCGGGCGAAAGCGAAATTCCCGAAGGCGCTGCAAAGGTCATTGGAATCGATACCAAAACCAATAAAGTGGTTCATAAGGTGATAATTCGCAAACCGGTGCTCAATTCCGGTTCGCATTATAACGATCTGCGGGTCGATCTTTCGCATGGTGCCGAGGGCACAATCTATATCGCCAACTCCGGCTTCAAAGAGCATTTTTCGCTGGTGGTCATGGATATTGCGACAGGGAACCAGAAAGAAGTGCTGGTGAACCATTATTCCACTTCGCCAGAACCAGGCTTTGTGGCTTTTCTTGAAGGCAAACCGCACAAATATGATTTCAATAACCAGACCTTCCCACTGGGGGCGCAGACGGTATTTCAATCAGCCCCGATAATAAGACGCTTTACTGGACGGCACTCAGCGGCCGTAATTTGTACAGCATTCCCACTGCGATATTAAGCGACTTTTCTCAGTCCGAAACCAGCCTGGAAAAAAACGTTAAATTCGAAGGCCAGCATCCCGCCAATGATGGTTTGGCCGAAGACGAAAAT
It encodes:
- a CDS encoding NAD(P)-dependent alcohol dehydrogenase, translated to MKTIGFAAYDTETPLAPFEFERRGLRPNDVAMEILYCGVCHSDLHTARNDWGWSYYPIVPGHEIVGRVTQVGPSVSGFKVGDHVAVGCMVDSCQECDQCKKGEEQLCREGMTGTYAGYDRVTKEPTQGGYSKHLVVREEFCLSVSDKLDLAKAAPLLCAGITTWSPLKTWNVGAGSRVGVIGLGGLGHMAVKLAVGLGADVTVISRTKDKEADALALGANRLLASSDSDAMSDAANHFDLIIDTVPVKHDLMPYLALLDVDATLVLVGQVGPLDEISTVPLLMGRRRVAGSPIGGIKETQELLDFCAEKNILPDCEMIRMDEINEAFERMEKADVRYRFVIDMASLAAPATA
- a CDS encoding YsnF/AvaK domain-containing protein, which encodes MPLRASLTGDETEADVLRLAEERLEVGKRLVSEGSTRVRRYTVTDEVSEDISLQEQHADIFRRSINEPGAPNSIDWSEKTVEIAESHEQPVINKTAHVKEEVVVRKDITDRVETVKDSVRHQEVDIDRTSADNVKSGGVGQASRLDAEDDTTRIHSDTDFARELDNIAPAGTSPRTKEATFERDRLDESADEGMIEKADDKVTDLKNKAQDKFGSR
- a CDS encoding DUF2382 domain-containing protein, translated to MTSTPPDDSKPDPHEIAIELAEEQLSVTREEIIDRRVRVTRSTLEHDEAVNMLLTREKVEITHVAKGQRIEVMPEIREENGVLIVPVVEEEIEVIRRLVLKEELHIRKTTEQVPFEDVVTLRKQQIKVHKEEQ
- a CDS encoding SulP family inorganic anion transporter, which translates into the protein MTNNNNLSASAGQDSEMRVINVLKSPRLMTRECLAGVVTALALIPEVISFSVIAGVDPKVSLFASIVLCLTLSILGGRPAMVTAAAGSVALVIGPMVHAHGVEYILPAVVLGGVVQILFGLTGLSRMMRYIPRSVMIGFVNALGILIFFAQVPHVWGQSSLVWVMFAITLLIVLLLPKVLKSVPSPLIAIIVVTGIALFMGYRMPNVGDEGPMTPGLPGLTQLLVPISWQTLQIVWPTALSIAFVGLMESLLTAKLVDDITDTPSSKRRESWGLGVANIFAGFYGGIAGCAMIGQTIVNVELGKARSRVSTVAAALVLLLLVTGLSKLLAQIPMVVLAGIMMVVAVKTVNWHSLQPATLKRMPWSETLVMVLTVAMTVWTSNLALGVLAGVIVAMMLFARRIAHVIHAERVLDEEGDSVRYTVRGPLFFASSNDLFEHFDYAHDPRLVVIDLTHAQIWDASSVAALDGIVYRYQRYGCEVKIEGLDVRSSDFHRRLTGNLG
- a CDS encoding DMT family transporter, producing MTILMIILAVVGGAFLSIQAAINGQLGSKVGVFRCAFLTFSIGALVTALLIFFFEPKHALTLLDVPKWQLLGALCGVPYIVIMVLAVQRIGAAVATVAVIFGQLAMSMLIDNFGWLGNDAIHFSTTRLGAVVCLGIALFFIYSSNKSKEAPAAETATTRE
- a CDS encoding DMT family transporter, with protein sequence MQLLFILLVVAGGMGLSVEAGLLGPLGSEVGDLWATFSIFGVGAALTFLLMLFFSPRNSPSFFAQPGWQLLGGILGPVYVVILTIAVPSIGIAMTMIGILAGQVFKSLVIDHYGLFGTAHRKIDNKRIIALIFIIAALVLVARG
- a CDS encoding LysR family transcriptional regulator, which encodes MQDVSTINFRALLFFIGVFDAQSFSVVARREGVSASMVSRVILQLEDTLGQQLFYRNTRAVIPTEAGRLFIDSARAMTEQLSEARKQLQDRSLEPSGLIRINAPVFFGQRHIAPWLTGLSTRYPKLSIELTQTDDYIDPHRDASDVIFRIGTLTDSSFHARVFGTQRYHLVASPNYVREHGAPTTPSEISQHRSLVYRGSSGPNRWLFRKPGASWTHLPVAALLTSNNAESLLTAGLGGMGIMLFPDWLIGDSIKKGCLVRVMTDFEAAIKTEAQHIAAIYPNARHPPLNMRAVIDYFVEVYGSPMYWQFD
- a CDS encoding L-dopachrome tautomerase-related protein; its protein translation is MADAKPEIIGRLDKPVPDPSGIAVSSSNRVFLGFPRHADNHSWYALGELKNNKVTPYPDNILGSTQKGHYADWLVSPHGMYIDKNDVLWVLDDGKRAGESEIPEGAAKVIGIDTKTNKVVHKVIIRKPVLNSGSHYNDLRVDLSHGAEGTIYIANSGFKEHFSLVVMDIATGNQKEVLVNHYSTSPEPGFVAFLEGKPHKYDFNNQTFPLGAQTVFQSAPIIRRFTGRHSAAVICTAFPLRY